Proteins from a single region of Aerococcus viridans:
- a CDS encoding Tex family protein, which produces MKSSYIQIINQSLPFNKKQIENVLELLEEGNTVPFIARYRKEVTQSLDEVQIREIEHAYQYTKQLEERKSSVLANIEEQGKLTDDLAKKIKQATILQTVEDLYAPYKQKRRTKATIAKENGLEDLAKWLFSSPTTGNVQAEAEKFLNDEIKDTKMALDGAHEIMAEWIAEDADIRLWLRKYTLKEGKLTSLKRKNAEDEKAIFEIYYDFSQNIQNVKPYQTLAINRAEKLKILNVSIEADEFPIIEHLVHRFIKGHPVSTREIQAAIQDSLDRFLKPSIERELRSKLTETAEQHAIATFSTNLGNLLMQPPLKGRVVLGLDPAFRTGCKLAVVDATGKVLAKDVIYPHAPVNKKAEASKKFNELIKTYQVEMVAIGNGTASRESEQFVAEQIQDNDLDLVYSIVNEAGASVYSASKIAREEFPDYNVEERSAVSIARRLQDPLAELVKIEPKAIGVGQYQHDVSQKELAESLDFTVETVVNRVGVNLNTASASLLSHVAGLSMAVAKNVVEYRNENGVFTDRKQLGKVKRLGPKTYEQAVGFIRITGGDNILDNTGIHPENYKEVKAILKDLGISLEELQSEEVRKKIANFNLDALSQSYGIGKETLVDIQKSLLTPGRDPREDVAAPILRSDVLSLKDLKVGMKLQGTVRNVVDFGAFVDVGVKQDGLVHISRMSTKFISNPSDIASVGDIVEVWVSEVDEKKGRIGLSMLEIK; this is translated from the coding sequence ATGAAGTCATCTTACATTCAAATTATTAACCAAAGCTTACCATTTAATAAAAAGCAAATTGAAAATGTATTGGAATTGCTAGAAGAGGGCAATACCGTACCTTTTATCGCTCGTTATCGTAAGGAAGTTACGCAGTCATTAGACGAGGTTCAAATTAGAGAAATTGAACATGCTTACCAATATACGAAACAATTAGAGGAAAGAAAATCATCAGTTCTTGCAAATATTGAAGAACAAGGAAAATTAACAGATGATCTTGCTAAAAAAATTAAACAAGCGACAATTTTACAAACGGTTGAAGACCTTTATGCGCCTTATAAACAAAAACGTCGTACAAAGGCAACCATTGCCAAAGAGAATGGTTTAGAAGATCTTGCCAAATGGTTATTTTCATCACCAACTACAGGTAATGTTCAAGCGGAAGCTGAAAAATTCTTAAATGACGAAATAAAAGACACTAAAATGGCCTTGGATGGGGCACACGAAATTATGGCTGAATGGATTGCAGAAGATGCAGATATTCGTCTATGGTTACGTAAATATACATTAAAAGAAGGTAAATTAACCAGTCTAAAACGTAAAAATGCGGAAGATGAAAAAGCTATCTTCGAAATATATTACGATTTTAGCCAAAATATCCAAAACGTGAAACCCTATCAGACATTAGCAATTAACCGGGCTGAAAAGTTGAAGATTCTAAATGTTTCTATTGAGGCAGACGAGTTTCCAATTATTGAACATTTAGTTCATCGCTTCATTAAAGGTCACCCAGTGTCAACTCGCGAAATCCAAGCGGCTATTCAAGATTCATTAGATCGTTTCTTAAAACCTTCTATTGAAAGAGAATTGCGTTCTAAATTAACCGAAACAGCTGAGCAACACGCTATTGCTACTTTTTCAACGAATTTGGGTAACTTGTTAATGCAACCACCATTGAAGGGACGCGTTGTTTTAGGTTTAGACCCAGCCTTTAGAACAGGTTGTAAGTTAGCTGTAGTGGATGCCACAGGTAAAGTTTTGGCTAAAGATGTGATTTATCCGCATGCACCAGTCAATAAAAAAGCTGAAGCCAGCAAAAAATTCAATGAATTAATCAAAACTTACCAGGTAGAAATGGTTGCGATTGGTAACGGAACAGCAAGTCGTGAGTCTGAACAATTTGTTGCTGAACAAATCCAAGATAATGACTTAGACTTGGTTTATAGCATTGTTAATGAAGCTGGTGCTTCAGTTTATTCAGCTAGTAAAATTGCCCGCGAAGAATTCCCTGACTATAACGTTGAAGAACGTTCAGCCGTATCTATCGCGCGTCGCTTGCAAGACCCATTAGCTGAATTGGTAAAAATTGAACCTAAAGCCATCGGTGTAGGTCAGTACCAGCATGATGTGTCTCAAAAAGAACTTGCTGAAAGCTTAGATTTCACTGTTGAAACTGTGGTTAACCGGGTTGGAGTCAACTTAAATACAGCTTCTGCTTCATTATTGAGCCATGTTGCTGGCTTATCGATGGCAGTTGCTAAAAATGTCGTTGAGTACCGAAATGAAAATGGTGTCTTTACTGATCGCAAGCAATTAGGTAAGGTAAAGCGTTTAGGACCTAAAACTTATGAACAAGCAGTTGGTTTCATCCGTATTACAGGGGGCGACAACATTTTAGACAATACAGGTATTCACCCTGAAAATTATAAGGAAGTTAAGGCAATTCTGAAAGACTTAGGTATTTCTTTAGAAGAACTTCAAAGTGAAGAAGTCAGAAAAAAAATTGCCAATTTCAATTTAGATGCCTTATCTCAATCATATGGTATTGGTAAAGAAACCTTAGTAGATATTCAAAAATCACTACTCACACCAGGGCGTGACCCACGTGAAGACGTTGCTGCGCCAATTTTAAGATCTGATGTTCTTTCATTGAAAGATTTAAAAGTAGGGATGAAATTACAAGGTACAGTGCGTAATGTTGTTGATTTTGGTGCCTTTGTCGATGTTGGTGTTAAACAAGATGGTTTGGTTCATATTTCGAGAATGTCTACAAAATTCATAAGTAATCCAAGTGATATCGCTTCTGTAGGTGATATTGTTGAAGTTTGGGTATCTGAAGTAGACGAGAAAAAAGGTCGCATCGGTTTAAGCATGCTTGAAATTAAATAA